In Rhododendron vialii isolate Sample 1 chromosome 9a, ASM3025357v1, the following are encoded in one genomic region:
- the LOC131301747 gene encoding putative disease resistance protein RGA4, with product MSFVLQENMAEHAVIASAEAILKGLITPVNQQISLAWGFEKNLVKLRDRFTMIQALLCEAEKGRPTSKPLKVWLKRLDGVTSDAENLLDKLKYEDIRRKVEVQNRLENMVRDFFSLKNQVAFRFLMANRVNDINLLLDDIIKDIGFTTANNLVGTSGVEPREFRLTVPYIDETVVVGREDDVSKVLKMLRNSDVEDVIAIVGMAGLGKTTLAKLVYKDKEVVSNFDGGRMWICVSDNFKVERLLNEMVESLTITKSDLQNVEAIVQKLAEKLKRKKYLLVLDDIWNRSESEWQRMRDSLLGIGGSKGSKIIVTTRHTDVVTTMQKIFPCLTHHLLGLSPKASLTMFKKKVFANGGPIETQSLLNIGERMVEKCKGVPLAINALGGVLGTRKYESDWLNVEKSGTWISLGDSNDILPVLRLSFDDLPSPSLKHCFAYCSVFPKDKIIIKSELIQLWMALGYLQPPLGTNREAEDVGDEYFNVLVHRSLFQEVELDDYGNITCCKMHDLVHDLALTVSEGNCLTLEAREEKDYLDVKHLWLSRGEETRLQISKENVGKLRTLFSIGYLPINTEDVKCIRVLSILKSGVEEFPISIAKFIHLKYLDLSESSFEKVPDFITKLYNLETLRLPKVTEFPKKFHQLVSMRHLCMDDSKSSKGIPALIGDLTSLQTLTFFVVGDGKGHKIEELGRLSKLRGKLQIYNLQEVREREEAEKANMQGKANIQELVYHWAHGDITESCVEHEEGLEGLQPHRNLRGLILRGFGGLRFASWMRTRDAQSLQNLVRIELKDCGLCEQIPTLGHLPLLEVVEMDGLHNLNCIGSEFYGLDVGISSNSSSSRAARARAVFPALRKLTLKNIPKLEKWLDVSLLPAATTNMEFFPRLEELSISECPRLITIPGNLLSIQRINISSNSCDFINNKPLYHPFRYHFFNLSLETAKTPKGGSSRQWAKERPMYSPSLNLLVDEDSENIVILVEDLLEKTIKSLRCLQICQVSKLRYFPTQLLNLTFLEELEIAQCFGLESFLQDTEAAVFNRLKYLKELRIDRCDELRCLPKGLLKPTLETLELYGCFSLRMTHPDELRSLKSLQNLNIKFCPGLASSWREGLFCLGSLRYLGIARFLTEHEHFPWPSTSADASTSDDAANVEFVEQFPALISLEGLYLGYSVIKHLPDQLQHLTALKTLQIDTFQDLEALPQWLGNLSSLQLLRLWSCPKLMSLPSLEAIQRLTNLLILDVHNCPLLKKRCENGEETYKIAHIPFKRVQNNKAGM from the exons ATGTCCTTTGTTCTACAAGAGAATATGGCTGAGCATGCCGTCATCGCCTCTGCTGAGGCAATCCTGAAGGGCTTGATAACCCCTGTAAACCAGCAGATCAGCCTAGCATGGGGTTTCGAGAAAAACCTTGTAAAGCTCCGCGACAGGTTTACTATGATCCAAGCTCTGTTATGTGAAGCTGAGAAAGGGAGACCAACATCAAAACCCTTGAAAGTGTGGCTAAAGCGCCTCGATGGTGTAACCAGTGACGCCGAGAACCTGCTGGACAAGTTGAAGTACGAAGACATTCGAAGGAAGGTTGAGGTACAAAACCGATTGGAAAACATGGTACGCGACTTCTTCTCCCTCAAAAATCAAGTCGCATTTCGTTTCCTGATGGCTAATAGGGTCAATGATATCAACTTGTTATTAGATGACATTATCAAAGACATTGGCTTTACTACGGCAAATAACCTCGTAGGTACTAGTGGCGTTGAACCTCGGGAATTCAGGCTGACTGTACCCTATATAGATGAGACAGTAGTTGTGGGGAGGGAAGATGATGTCTCTAAAGTACTTAAGATGTTGCGCAACTCTGACGTGGAAGACGTCATTGCCATTGTAGGAATGGCCGGGCTAGGGAAAACTACCCTTGCTAAGCTAGTTTACAAAGATAAGGAGGTTGTGAGTAATTTCGATGGTGGGAGAATGTGGATTTGTGTGTCAGATAATTTCAAAGTTGAAAGGCTGTTGAACGAGATGGTTGAATCTCTTACTATAACAAAATCTGACTTACAAAATGTTGAAGCAATAGTGCAAAAGCTTGCAGAAAAATTAAAACGCAAAAAGTATTTGCTTGTGTTAGATGATATTTGGAATAGAAGTGAAAGCGAATGGCAACGCATGAGAGATTCTTTGCTAGGAATCGGTGGCTCTAAGGGAAGCAAAATTATAGTCACAACCCGCCATACGGATGTGGTAACAACCATGCAGAAGATATTTCCCTGTCTCACTCATCATTTGCTCGGACTATCGCCTAAGGCTAGTTTGACCATGTTTAAGAAAAAAGTATTTGCAAATGGAGGACCAATAGAAACTCAATCTTTGTTGAATATTGGTGAAAGAATGGTAGAGAAGTGTAAGGGTGTGCCCTTAGCAATAAATGCATTAGGAGGCGTATTGGGGACTAGGAAGTATGAAAGTGATTGGCTTAACGTTGAGAAGAGTGGAACGTGGATTTCCCTTGGAGATAGCAATGACATCCTACCAGTATTAAGGCTTAGTTTCGATGACTTACCATCACCTTCTTTAAAGCATTGTTTTGcttattgttctgtttttccAAAGGACAAAATCATAATAAAGAGTGAGTTGATTCAGCTGTGGATGGCTCTAGGTTATCTTCAGCCTCCTTTAGGAACAAATCGGGAAGCGGAAGATGTAGGTGATGAATATTTTAACGTCTTGGTGCACAGGTCATTGTTCCAAGAAGTTGAATTGGATGATTATGGTAATATTACATGTTGCAAGATGCATGATCTTGTGCATGATCTTGCTCTGACTGTCTCGGAGGGTAATTGTTTGACTTTGGAGGCTAGAGAGGAGAAGGACTATCTTGACGTTAAACATCTGTGGTTGTCTCGTGGAGAAGAAACAAGGttacaaatttcaaaagaaaatgttgGAAAACTAAGGACGCTGTTTTCAATCGGGTATCTCCCCATAAACACCGAAGATGTCAAATGTATACGGGTCTTGAGTATACTAAAATCTGGTGTGGAAGAATTTCCGATTTCGATAGCGAAGTTCATACATTTAAAATATCTTGACCTCTCCGAGTCTTCTTTTGAGAAAGTGCCAGATTTTATTACTAAGCTCTATAATTTGGAAACACTCAGATTGCCAAAAGTCACAGAATTTCCGAAAAAATTTCACCAGCTGGTTAGCATGCGACATCTTTGTATGGATGATAGCAAATCTAGTAAAGGGATTCCAGCATTGATAGGGGATTTGACTTCTTTGCAGACTTTAACTTTCTTTGTTGTGGGTGATGGTAAGGGCCATAAAATTGAGGAGTTGGGACGTTTGAGCAAGCTAAGAGGCAAGTTACAGATTTACAATCTCCAagaagttagagagagagaagaagcaGAAAAAGCAAATATGCAAGGAAAAGCAAACATCCAAGAGTTGGTGTACCACTGGGCCCATGGGGACATTACGGAATCATGTGTCGAGCATGAAGAAGGGTTGGAAGGACTTCAACCCCACAGGAACCTTAGGGGATTAATTCTTAGGGGTTTTGGAGGACTAAGGTTTGCATCATGGATGCGAACAAGAGATGCTCAGTCACTTCAGAATTTGGTAAGAATCGAATTGAAGGACTGCGGACTTTGTGAGCAAATTCCAACGCTCGGACACCTTCCACTTCTTGAAGTTGTTGAAATGGATGGCTTGCATAATCTGAATTGTATTGGTAGTGAATTCTATGGATTGGATGTTGGCATTAGTAGTAATAGTAGCAGTAGTAGGGCAGCAAGAGCAAGAGCAGTTTTTCCAGCATTGAGAAAACTCACTCTTAAAAATATTCCCAAACTAGAAAAATGGTTAGACGTATCATTATTGCCTGCTGCTACCACGAACATGGAGTTTTTCCCTCGCCTAGAGGAGTTATCAATTTCAGAGTGCCCTCGGTTGATAACCATTCCGGGTAATTTGTTATCCATCCAGAGGATAAATATTTCATCCAACTCTTGTGACTTCATTAATAATAAACCGTTATACCACCCCTTTCGGTATCATTTCTTCAATCTCTCCTTGGAAACGGCCAAGACTCCCAAGGGGGGCAGCAGTAGACAATGGGCGAAAGAACGACCCATGTATAGCCCCTCCTTGAACTTACTGGTAGATGAGGATTCGGAGAATATTGTCATTTTGGTTGAAGATTTGCTAGAAAAAACCATTAAATCCCTAAGATGTCTGCAAATCTGCCAAGTATCTAAACTGCGTTATTTTCCAACCCAGCTACTAAACCTAACGTTTCTGGAGGAGTTAGAGATAGCACAGTGTTTCGGCCTAGAGTCTTTTTTACAAGACACGGAAGCAGCAGTATTCAACCGGTTAAAGTATCTTAAAGAGCTGCGCATTGACCGTTGCGATGAGTTGAGATGTTTGCCAAAGGGGTTGCTAAAACCAACCCTTGAAACATTAGAGCTGTATGGTTGTTTTAGTTTAAGAATGACACACCCAGATGAATTGCGCAGCCTCAAATCCCTTCAGAATCTGAATATCAAATTCTGTCCAGGATTGGCAAGTTCTTGGCGGGAGGGGCTGTTCTGCCTTGGAAGCCTACGATATTTGGGGATAGCTAGATTCTTAACAGAGCATGAACATTTCCCCTGGCCCTCCACAAGTGCTGATGCCTCCACAAGTGATGATGCTGCAAACGTAGAGTTTGTCGAGCAGTTCCCGGCCCTCATCTCCCTGGAGGGTCTATATTTAGGTTATAGTGTAATCAAGCATCTGCCCGATCAACTTCAGCACCTCACTGCCTTGAAAACGTTGCAAATTGACACATTCCAGGATTTGGAAGCTCTTCCGCAGTGGTTGGGTAACCTTTCATCTCTTCAATTGTTGCGCCTTTGGAGTTGCCCTAAACTGATGAGTCTGCCCTCACTGGAAGCAATTCAACGCCTCACCAATTTACTAATATTAGATGTGCATAACTGTCCCCTTTTAAAGAAACGATGCGAAAATGGTGAAGAAACGTACAAGATTGCTCATATTCCATTTAAGAG AGTTCAGAATAATAAGGCTGGGATGTGA